In Corythoichthys intestinalis isolate RoL2023-P3 chromosome 11, ASM3026506v1, whole genome shotgun sequence, a single genomic region encodes these proteins:
- the nsdhl gene encoding sterol-4-alpha-carboxylate 3-dehydrogenase, decarboxylating: MATRVRPSNKRCAVIGGSGFLGRHLVEKLVERGYTVSVFDIHQSYELPGVAFHQGDLCDRQALLLALKGVSLVFHCASPSPASDDRGLFEKVNIQGTSTVIQACIEIGVQKLVLTSSASVVFEGSDIKNGREDLPYAKKPIDYYTKTKIEQEKLVLEACDTKKGFLTVAIRPHGIFGPRDPQLVPILVDTARRGKMKFIIGDGTNLVDFTFVENVVHGHILAAEHLRPDSPICGKPYHITNDEPIRFWGFMSEVLVGLGYAAPRYHLPYTLVYGLAILLWLLSLILRPLISFKPTFTPMRVALAGTHHYYSCERAKKDMGFKPLVSLKEGIKRTVQSYPHLRKNA, from the exons ATGGCCACGCGAGTTCGACCG AGTAACAAACGATGTGCGGTCATCGGAGGCTCAGGTTTTCTGGGCAGACATTTGGTGGAGAAGCTGGTAGAACGTGGCTACACCGTCTCAGTGTTCGACATTCACCAGAGTTATGAGCTGCCTGGAGTCGCCTTCCACCAGGGCGACCTCTGTGACAGGCAG GCTCTGCTGCTAGCGCTTAAAGGTGTGTCTTTGGTGTTCCACTGTGCTTCTCCTTCACCTGCTAGTGATGACAGGGGACTGTTTGAGAAGGTCAACATTCAGGGTACGAGTACTGTTATTCAAGCCTGCATTGAAATTGGAGTACAG AAATTGGTGCTGACAAGTAGTGCCAGTGTGGTTTTTGAGGGGTCCGATATAAAGAATGGGAGGGAAGATTTACCCTATGCCAAGAAGCCCATTGACTACTACACAAAGACCAAAATTGAGCAAGAAAAG TTGGTCTTGGAGGCTTGTGACACGAAGAAGGGTTTCCTGACTGTTGCCATCCGTCCTCATGGCATCTTCGGACCTCGGGACCCGCAGCTGGTCCCCATTCTGGTGGATACAGCTCGCAGGGGCAAGATGAAGTTCATCATTGG GGATGGCACCAACCTGGTGGATTTCACTTTTGTGGAAAACGTCGTACATGGACACATCTTGGCTGCTGAACATCTGAGACCCGACTCTCCCATATGTGGAAAG CCATATCATATCACCAACGATGAACCGATTCGGTTTTGGGGCTTCATGTCTGAGGTGTTGGTCGGTCTGGGTTACGCTGCTCCACGTTACCACCTGCCTTACACGCTTGTGTATGGCCTCGCCATCCTGCTTTGGCTGCTGTCTTTAATACTGCGCCCCCTGATTTCATTCAAACCAACCTTTACACCGATGAGAGTGGCTCTGGCCGGAACCCACCACTACTACAGCTGTGAGCGAGCCAAAAAGGACATGGGCTTTAAGCCACTGGTCAGCCTAAAGGAGGGCATTAAACGCACGGTGCAAAGCTATCCTCATCTCAGAAAGAATGCTTGA
- the cetn2 gene encoding uncharacterized protein cetn2: MACAKRPSLQGPVPPPRKKTTPKPELTEEQKQEIREAFELFDTDGAGYIDVKELKVAMRALGFEPKKEEIKKMIGEVDKDGTGKISFSDFFSVMTQKMAEKDSKEEILKAFRLFDDDETGRISFKNLKRVAKELGENLTDEELQEMIEEADRDGDGEVNQQEFLRIMKKTSLY; the protein is encoded by the exons ATG GCGTGTGCCAAAAGGCCATCCTTGCAGGGGCCGGTGCCTCCCCCTCGCAAAAAGACGACTCCTAAACCTGAGCtgactgaggagcagaagcAGGAGATCAGGGAGGCCTTTGAGCTTTTTGACACCGATGGCGCTGGATACATTGATGTGAAAGAACTCAAG GTTGCCATGAGAGCTTTGGGGTTTGAACCAAAAAAGGAGGAAATAAAGAAGATGATCGGTGAAGTGGATAAGGATGGCACAGGGAAGATCTCCTTTAGCGATTTTTTCAGTGTCATGACACAGAAAATG GCCGAGAAGGATTCCAAAGAAGAGATACTGAAAGCTTTCCGTCTGTTTGATGACGATGAGACCGGTAGGATCTCTTTCAAGAATCTTAAGAGAGTCGCGAAGGAGCTCGGAGAAAACCTTACAGATGAAGAGCTGCAA GAAATGATTGAGGAAGCGGACAGAGACGGCGATGGGGAAGTGAACCAGCAAGAGTTCCTGAGGATTATGAAGAAAACCAGTCTGTACTGA